GGAGCAAGGCAAGTTGTATGCGCTCGTTACGCTTTCGCCGGTGATCGCGTTAGCGCATTTGTTGTGGATGGTGGTGGTGGGGATGGTGTAAACAAATATGGGCAGGCGAAAAAAATCCGCTCCACATTTTTCGTGGAACGGATTTTTTATTTCCAGAGCGGGAGATGGGATTTGAACCCACGGCATCCACCTTGGGAAGGTGGCGTTCTGCCACTGAACTACTCCCGCAATCTTGCCTGGATTATACGCGAGAACTCGCATCACGTCAAGACGAAATCGCGGACTCGGCGTGTCGCTCCAACGGCACATTCGGTCGCACGAGCAACTCGCGGGCAACCTGCAGCAACGTCGGCGGATGCAACAACATATTCGCGTAACTCGCGTTCGCCATCGGGCACGCGCACTCGCCCGCCGCGATGCTCGCGCGCAAGTTCTTGAGTGCTCCGATTTTCTCAAACCAAATTGGACGCAAATCGTAATTGGTAATTCGTAAGTTGCCAACTGGCTCGGCGCGAATACAACACGACCATACGTCGCCGTTCGGCGCAAGATGTCCGCTCGCCCAGCCGGCAAAGCAAGGAATGACCTGCCGTTGTTCGATCAATGTCTGTTTCGCCATCTGATAATAACGCGCGCGAAACGATTGCGTGATGCGCGCAAAGCCGCGCGCGTGAGTCGCGCGTGCGCGCGCGCTGAGAAAATCCGCAATCGGCGCGTACTCGCGCGCGAGCGGCGTGATGCCCAGCCCGACCGTATCGAGTTCGACGCGTTCCTCGGCGACCTCGGTGATGTACGAATCGGGTGCGAGCGGTTGCAAGCCGGCGTAAATATCGCGAAAGCGTTGAACGTTGAATTGCGAAATGACCGAGTGAATGCTCAACACGAGATTGGAGTGCTGTTTCTGCAAATCCTTCAGCGCGCGCCACGTCTCCATCGCCTTGTTCCAGTTTCCCGGCACCAGTCGAATATCGTCGTGCTCCGCGCCGATGCCATCGAG
The Chloroflexota bacterium genome window above contains:
- a CDS encoding radical SAM protein, which produces MLASLLPKIPLYWSFYRFGFPKLLPFSIVVSVSYRCNSKCRTCDVWRKPNDDLTLDEWTRVFQNIGHGPIYLTFTGGEPFLRKDLPEMVLAGYQLCRPEYITIPTNGILTQRIAEGVAKICAGAPRSRIGINLSLDGIGAEHDDIRLVPGNWNKAMETWRALKDLQKQHSNLVLSIHSVISQFNVQRFRDIYAGLQPLAPDSYITEVAEERVELDTVGLGITPLAREYAPIADFLSARARATHARGFARITQSFRARYYQMAKQTLIEQRQVIPCFAGWASGHLAPNGDVWSCCIRAEPVGNLRITNYDLRPIWFEKIGALKNLRASIAAGECACPMANASYANMLLHPPTLLQVARELLVRPNVPLERHAESAISS